Proteins co-encoded in one Chroicocephalus ridibundus chromosome 6, bChrRid1.1, whole genome shotgun sequence genomic window:
- the RRP12 gene encoding RRP12-like protein isoform X2, with amino-acid sequence MEEDDTGEAATEKSSGTFLSGLSDCTNVTFSKVQRFWESNSAAHKEICAVLAAVTEVIRSRGGKESETEYFATLMTTLEAVESPESLAAVAYLLNLVLKRVPSPVLIKKFSDASKAFMSIISSQACNSSTSALRWVLSCLATLLRKQDLAAWSYPVTLQVYHGLLSFCVHTKPKVRKAAQYGVCSVLRGSEFMFGDAAPEHHPAAPSTAKFCVQEIEKSGGTKEATTTLHILTLLRDLLPCFPAAVVKTCCETLLRVMTLSHVLVTACAMQAFHSLFSAQASVACLPAELNAQIITALYDYVPSTSDLQPLLTWLSTMERAHINLGRLQKDLCWAHLPRLFSAAMNCFLSPHSQVVSAAAQTLETLLSECVAPHMDDLGTVSASAPAPATYLCKMFRSVEEGLTYRFHAAWDEVLRVLEVFFETCGKQCHPIMRKCLRSLCDLRLSPHFPYTAEVDQAVGAAVSAMGPEVLLEAVPLEIDGKEETLDFPRSWLLPVLRDYVQGARLGFFTSYFLPLAATLKSRAVEFTQAGKSMEAKIYDTLQWQVWTLLPGFCTHPTDVLGSFKGLARTLGMAISERPDLRPTVCQALRTLINKGCETDAEKAEVGRFAKNFLPILFNVYSQSEEDGGSSAQRRSVLDTVRAYLTITDPQMVCGFLQKASEKLTSPESSEFARHSILDLVVAMAPYADEQALGSLYRTIQPSLQSKERSMQKKAYRVLEEVCAAPHAPCQAFVRSHLQDLQTTLLESLKSAASPAKRPRLKCLFHIVKQLSAEHEPFVTALVPEVILCTKEVSVGARKNAFVLLVEMGHAFIRFGPTPQEGMQRFLFLIYAGLTGSVTMISCTVLALTRLFFEFKDHLELSVVEQLLQNICLLLASRTRDVVKAALGFLKVTLLLVDTKLLAKHVQAMLEAVGNLSDDMRRHFRMKLRNLFTKFIRKFGFELVKGLLPAEYHKVLANVRKAEARSRKQRALRRAAADTDEEEAPPAQPRGDSFEEILADSEDEEEEEEERQRSKEWRKQARQKGQAWLKEGEEDEPLNFLDPNVSQRVLATKPGPKRSRGVSHDFQVSEDGRLIIHEEEDEVDDDEAKGADEEMADVLQDVGLRSKKSQKRRFREEQGHEEAEAGTYPQYRPGGSGIHRQLSKEPAFGAEYRSKKGKGDVKKKGQLDPYAYIPLNRAKLNRRKRAKMQGQFKGLMKGAQRGAKAGRRNRLKAQRP; translated from the exons ATGGAGGAGGACGATACTGGGGAGGCCGCCACGGAGAAGTCCTCCGGCACCTTCCTGAGCGGGCTGAGTGACTGCACCAATGTCACCTTCAGTAAGGTGCAGCGCTTCTGGGAGTCCAACTCTGCCGCTCACAAAGAG atctgtgctgtgctggcagccGTGACGGAGGTGATCCGCTCGCGGGGCGGCAAGGAGAGTGAGACAGAGTACTTTGCCACGCTG ATGACTACGCTGGAAGCGGTGGAGTCCCCCGAGTCACTGGCTGCTGTTGCCTACCTGCTCAACCTCGTCCTAAAGCG GGTCCCAAGCCCTGTGCTCATAAAAAAGTTCTCAGATGCCTCGAAAGCCTTCATGAGTATCATCTCCTCGCAGGCCTGCAACAGTTCCACCTCTGCCCTGCGATGG GTCCTCTCTTGCCTGGCCACGCTGCTGCGGAAGCAGGACTTGGCAGCCTGGAGCTACCCTGTCACCCTCCAAGTCTATCACGGCTTGCTGAGCTTCTGCGTTCATACCAAGCCCAAG GTGCGGAAAGCAGCACAGTACGGCGTGTGCTCTGTCCTGAGGGGCAGTGAGTTCATGTTTGGAGATGCGGCCCCTGAGCATCACCCCGCGGCACCTTCCACCGCCAAGTTCTGCGTGCAGGAGATCGAAAAATCTGGAG gcacCAAGGAGGCCACCACCACCCTGCACATCCTCACCCTGCTGCGGGACCTGCTGCCCTGCTTCCCCGCAGCCGTGGTGAAAACCTGCTGCGAGACCTTGCTCCGAGTCATGACCCTCAGCCACGTG CTGGTGACAGCATGCGCAATGCAAGCCTTCCATAGCCTTTTCAGTGCCCAGGCCAGCGTGGCCTGCCTGCCAGCCGAGCTGAATGCCCAGATCATCACC GCCCTCTACGACTACGTGCCCAGCACGAGTGACCTGCAGCCGCTGCTGACCTGGCTGTCCACCATGGAGCGGGCGCACATCAACCTGGGCAG gctgcagaagGACCTGTGCTGGGCTCACCTGCCCCGCCTCTTCTCGGCTGCCATGAACTGCTTCCTCTCTCCACACTCCCAGGTGGTGTCGGCAGCAGCGCAGACCCTGGAG ACACTCCTGAGCGAGTGCGTTGCTCCCCACATGGACGACCTGGGCACCGTCTCTGcatctgccccagcccctgccacctaCCTGTGCAAGATGTTCAG aTCAGTGGAGGAAGGCCTGACATATCGTTTCCATGCAGCGTGGGACGAGGTGCTGCGAGTGCTGGAGGTCTTCTTTGAGACATGTGGGAAGCAGTGCCACCCCATCATGAGGAAG TGTCTGCGGTCTCTGTGTGACCTACGTCTCTCCCCACACTTCCCCTACACCGCTGAAGTTGACCAGGCGGTGGGGGCTGCTGTGAGTGCCATGGGCCCCGAGGTGCTGCTGGAAGCCGTGCCCCTGGAGATCGACGGCAAGGA GGAGACACTGGATTTCCCCCGCAGctggctcctgcctgtgctgcGGGACTATGTGCAGGGTGCGCGGCTCGGCTTCTTCACCAGCTACTTCTTGCCCTTGGCGGCCACCCTGAAAAGCAGAG ccgTGGAGTTTACCCAGGCTGGGAAGAGCATGGAGGCCAAGATCTATGACACGCTGCAGTGGCAG gtCTGGACCCTGCTGCCCGGCTTCTGCACCCACCCCACGGATGTGCTGGGGTCCTTCAAGGGGCTGGCCCGCACCCTGGGCATGGCCATCAGCGAGCGCCCGGACCTGCGCCCCACCGTGTGCCAGGCCTTGCGCACCCTCATCAACAAAGGATGCGAGACAG atgcagagaaggcagaagtgGGTCGCTTTGCCAAAAATTTCTTGCCTATCCTGTTCAATGTGTACAGCCAGTCCGAGGAGGACGGGGGCAGCAGTGCTCAGCGCCGCTCCGTGCTGGACACTGTCCGAGCTTACTTGACCATCACCGATCCCCAG ATGGTGTGTGGGTTCCTGCAGAAAGCGAGCGAGAAGCTGACCAGTCCTGAGAGCTCCGAGTTTGCCAG ACACTCCATCCTGGACCTGGTGGTGGCAATGGCACCCTACGCTGATGAACAGGCCCTGGGCTCCCTGTACCGCACCATCCAGCCTTCCCTCCAG agcaAGGAGCGCAGCATGCAGAAGAAGGCGTACCGTGTGCTGGAGGAGGTGTGTGCCGCTCCCCATGCCCCCTGCCAGGCCTTCGTCCGCTCCCACCTGCAGGATCTGCAGACAACGCTCCTGGAATCGCTCAAAAGCGCAGCTTCCCCAGCCAAGAGG CCCCGGCTGAAGTGCCTGTTCCATATCGTGAAGCAGCTTTCTGCAGAGCATGAGCCCTTCGTCACTGCCCTGGTCCCAGAG GTCATCCTCTGCACCAAGGAAGTGTCAGTGGGGGCCCGCAAGAACGCCTTTGTGCTGCTTGTGGAAATGGGGCATGCCTTCATCCGCTTCGGGCCCACACCCCAAG AGGGCATGCAGCGGTTCCTGTTCCTGATCTATGCGGGGCTCACGGGCTCGGTCACCATGATCAGCTGCACAGTGCTGGCACTGACCCGTCTGTTCTTTGAGTTCAAAG ATCACCTGGAGCTGAGTGTGGtggagcagctcctgcagaacatctgcctgctgctggcctccCGCACACGAGACGTGGTGAAGGCAGCCCTGGGCTTCCTCAAGGTCACACTGCtgctggtggacaccaagctgcTGGCCAAGCACGTCCAGGCGATG ctggaggctgtggggaaccttTCAGATGACATGAGACGCCACTTCCGTATGAAGCTGCGAAACCTCTTCACCAAGTTCATCCGCAAGTTCGG CTTTgagctggtgaaggggctgctgccGGCCGAGTACCACAAGGTGCTGGCGAACGTCCGCAAGGCAGAAGCCCGGAGCCGCAAGCAGCGTGCCCTAAGGCGGGCAGCTGCGGATACAGATGAAGAGGAGGCACCACCTGCACAGCCCAGAGGAGACAG CTTTGAGGAAATCCTGGCTGACtcagaggatgaggaggaggaagaggaagaacgGCAGCGGAGCAAGGAGTGGAGGAAGCAAGCACGGCAGAAGGGCCAGGCCTGGctgaaggaaggggaagaggatgaGCCCCTCAACTTCCTGGACCCCAACGTGTCCCAGCGGGtgctgg ccaccaagccaggcccaaagcGGTCCAGAGGAGTGAGCCATGACTTCCAGGTGTCTGAGGATGGGCGCCTGATCATCcatgaagaggaggatgaggtGGACGATGATGAAGCCAAAG GAGCGGATGAGGAGATGGCGGATGTGCTGCAAGATGTGGGTCTCCGCAGT aagaaaagccagAAGCGTCGGTTCAGAGAGGAGCAAGGCCATGAGGAAGCCGAGGCTGGGACCTACCCTCAGTACAGGC CTGGAGGCTCTGGGATCCACCGGCAGCTGAGCAAGGAGCCGGCCTTCGGTGCAGAGTACAGATCCAAG AAAGGCAAAGGTGACGTGAAGAAGAAGGGCCAGCTCGACCCCTATGCCTACATCCCCCTGAACAGAGCTAAACTCAACAGAAG aaAGCGGGCGAAAATGCAGGGCCAGTTCAAGGGCCTGATGAAGGGAGCCCAGCGTGGGGCCAAGGCCGGCCGCAGGAACCGTCTGAAGGCCCAGCGCCCCTGA
- the RRP12 gene encoding RRP12-like protein isoform X1: MARSGRLRSGAAAKLKRWRKGHSSDCNPETRQHRLAARSRFYSRPAEKSNLTVDAVKLHNELQSGSPRLERPSDSAQLHMEEDDTGEAATEKSSGTFLSGLSDCTNVTFSKVQRFWESNSAAHKEICAVLAAVTEVIRSRGGKESETEYFATLMTTLEAVESPESLAAVAYLLNLVLKRVPSPVLIKKFSDASKAFMSIISSQACNSSTSALRWVLSCLATLLRKQDLAAWSYPVTLQVYHGLLSFCVHTKPKVRKAAQYGVCSVLRGSEFMFGDAAPEHHPAAPSTAKFCVQEIEKSGGTKEATTTLHILTLLRDLLPCFPAAVVKTCCETLLRVMTLSHVLVTACAMQAFHSLFSAQASVACLPAELNAQIITALYDYVPSTSDLQPLLTWLSTMERAHINLGRLQKDLCWAHLPRLFSAAMNCFLSPHSQVVSAAAQTLETLLSECVAPHMDDLGTVSASAPAPATYLCKMFRSVEEGLTYRFHAAWDEVLRVLEVFFETCGKQCHPIMRKCLRSLCDLRLSPHFPYTAEVDQAVGAAVSAMGPEVLLEAVPLEIDGKEETLDFPRSWLLPVLRDYVQGARLGFFTSYFLPLAATLKSRAVEFTQAGKSMEAKIYDTLQWQVWTLLPGFCTHPTDVLGSFKGLARTLGMAISERPDLRPTVCQALRTLINKGCETDAEKAEVGRFAKNFLPILFNVYSQSEEDGGSSAQRRSVLDTVRAYLTITDPQMVCGFLQKASEKLTSPESSEFARHSILDLVVAMAPYADEQALGSLYRTIQPSLQSKERSMQKKAYRVLEEVCAAPHAPCQAFVRSHLQDLQTTLLESLKSAASPAKRPRLKCLFHIVKQLSAEHEPFVTALVPEVILCTKEVSVGARKNAFVLLVEMGHAFIRFGPTPQEGMQRFLFLIYAGLTGSVTMISCTVLALTRLFFEFKDHLELSVVEQLLQNICLLLASRTRDVVKAALGFLKVTLLLVDTKLLAKHVQAMLEAVGNLSDDMRRHFRMKLRNLFTKFIRKFGFELVKGLLPAEYHKVLANVRKAEARSRKQRALRRAAADTDEEEAPPAQPRGDSFEEILADSEDEEEEEEERQRSKEWRKQARQKGQAWLKEGEEDEPLNFLDPNVSQRVLATKPGPKRSRGVSHDFQVSEDGRLIIHEEEDEVDDDEAKGADEEMADVLQDVGLRSKKSQKRRFREEQGHEEAEAGTYPQYRPGGSGIHRQLSKEPAFGAEYRSKKGKGDVKKKGQLDPYAYIPLNRAKLNRRKRAKMQGQFKGLMKGAQRGAKAGRRNRLKAQRP, encoded by the exons AtggcgcggagcgggcggctCCGCTCGGGCGCCGCCGCCAAACTGAAGCGGTGGCGGAAGGGACACAGCAGCGACTGCAACCCCGAGACCCGCCAGCACCGTCTGGCCGCCCGTAGCCGCTTCTACAGCCGGCCGGCGG AGAAAAGCAACTTGACAGTGGATGCGGTGAAGCTGCACAATGAGCTGCAGTCAGGGTCCCCACGTTTGGAGCGGCCAAGTGACAGCGCTCAGCTCCATATGGAGGAGGACGATACTGGGGAGGCCGCCACGGAGAAGTCCTCCGGCACCTTCCTGAGCGGGCTGAGTGACTGCACCAATGTCACCTTCAGTAAGGTGCAGCGCTTCTGGGAGTCCAACTCTGCCGCTCACAAAGAG atctgtgctgtgctggcagccGTGACGGAGGTGATCCGCTCGCGGGGCGGCAAGGAGAGTGAGACAGAGTACTTTGCCACGCTG ATGACTACGCTGGAAGCGGTGGAGTCCCCCGAGTCACTGGCTGCTGTTGCCTACCTGCTCAACCTCGTCCTAAAGCG GGTCCCAAGCCCTGTGCTCATAAAAAAGTTCTCAGATGCCTCGAAAGCCTTCATGAGTATCATCTCCTCGCAGGCCTGCAACAGTTCCACCTCTGCCCTGCGATGG GTCCTCTCTTGCCTGGCCACGCTGCTGCGGAAGCAGGACTTGGCAGCCTGGAGCTACCCTGTCACCCTCCAAGTCTATCACGGCTTGCTGAGCTTCTGCGTTCATACCAAGCCCAAG GTGCGGAAAGCAGCACAGTACGGCGTGTGCTCTGTCCTGAGGGGCAGTGAGTTCATGTTTGGAGATGCGGCCCCTGAGCATCACCCCGCGGCACCTTCCACCGCCAAGTTCTGCGTGCAGGAGATCGAAAAATCTGGAG gcacCAAGGAGGCCACCACCACCCTGCACATCCTCACCCTGCTGCGGGACCTGCTGCCCTGCTTCCCCGCAGCCGTGGTGAAAACCTGCTGCGAGACCTTGCTCCGAGTCATGACCCTCAGCCACGTG CTGGTGACAGCATGCGCAATGCAAGCCTTCCATAGCCTTTTCAGTGCCCAGGCCAGCGTGGCCTGCCTGCCAGCCGAGCTGAATGCCCAGATCATCACC GCCCTCTACGACTACGTGCCCAGCACGAGTGACCTGCAGCCGCTGCTGACCTGGCTGTCCACCATGGAGCGGGCGCACATCAACCTGGGCAG gctgcagaagGACCTGTGCTGGGCTCACCTGCCCCGCCTCTTCTCGGCTGCCATGAACTGCTTCCTCTCTCCACACTCCCAGGTGGTGTCGGCAGCAGCGCAGACCCTGGAG ACACTCCTGAGCGAGTGCGTTGCTCCCCACATGGACGACCTGGGCACCGTCTCTGcatctgccccagcccctgccacctaCCTGTGCAAGATGTTCAG aTCAGTGGAGGAAGGCCTGACATATCGTTTCCATGCAGCGTGGGACGAGGTGCTGCGAGTGCTGGAGGTCTTCTTTGAGACATGTGGGAAGCAGTGCCACCCCATCATGAGGAAG TGTCTGCGGTCTCTGTGTGACCTACGTCTCTCCCCACACTTCCCCTACACCGCTGAAGTTGACCAGGCGGTGGGGGCTGCTGTGAGTGCCATGGGCCCCGAGGTGCTGCTGGAAGCCGTGCCCCTGGAGATCGACGGCAAGGA GGAGACACTGGATTTCCCCCGCAGctggctcctgcctgtgctgcGGGACTATGTGCAGGGTGCGCGGCTCGGCTTCTTCACCAGCTACTTCTTGCCCTTGGCGGCCACCCTGAAAAGCAGAG ccgTGGAGTTTACCCAGGCTGGGAAGAGCATGGAGGCCAAGATCTATGACACGCTGCAGTGGCAG gtCTGGACCCTGCTGCCCGGCTTCTGCACCCACCCCACGGATGTGCTGGGGTCCTTCAAGGGGCTGGCCCGCACCCTGGGCATGGCCATCAGCGAGCGCCCGGACCTGCGCCCCACCGTGTGCCAGGCCTTGCGCACCCTCATCAACAAAGGATGCGAGACAG atgcagagaaggcagaagtgGGTCGCTTTGCCAAAAATTTCTTGCCTATCCTGTTCAATGTGTACAGCCAGTCCGAGGAGGACGGGGGCAGCAGTGCTCAGCGCCGCTCCGTGCTGGACACTGTCCGAGCTTACTTGACCATCACCGATCCCCAG ATGGTGTGTGGGTTCCTGCAGAAAGCGAGCGAGAAGCTGACCAGTCCTGAGAGCTCCGAGTTTGCCAG ACACTCCATCCTGGACCTGGTGGTGGCAATGGCACCCTACGCTGATGAACAGGCCCTGGGCTCCCTGTACCGCACCATCCAGCCTTCCCTCCAG agcaAGGAGCGCAGCATGCAGAAGAAGGCGTACCGTGTGCTGGAGGAGGTGTGTGCCGCTCCCCATGCCCCCTGCCAGGCCTTCGTCCGCTCCCACCTGCAGGATCTGCAGACAACGCTCCTGGAATCGCTCAAAAGCGCAGCTTCCCCAGCCAAGAGG CCCCGGCTGAAGTGCCTGTTCCATATCGTGAAGCAGCTTTCTGCAGAGCATGAGCCCTTCGTCACTGCCCTGGTCCCAGAG GTCATCCTCTGCACCAAGGAAGTGTCAGTGGGGGCCCGCAAGAACGCCTTTGTGCTGCTTGTGGAAATGGGGCATGCCTTCATCCGCTTCGGGCCCACACCCCAAG AGGGCATGCAGCGGTTCCTGTTCCTGATCTATGCGGGGCTCACGGGCTCGGTCACCATGATCAGCTGCACAGTGCTGGCACTGACCCGTCTGTTCTTTGAGTTCAAAG ATCACCTGGAGCTGAGTGTGGtggagcagctcctgcagaacatctgcctgctgctggcctccCGCACACGAGACGTGGTGAAGGCAGCCCTGGGCTTCCTCAAGGTCACACTGCtgctggtggacaccaagctgcTGGCCAAGCACGTCCAGGCGATG ctggaggctgtggggaaccttTCAGATGACATGAGACGCCACTTCCGTATGAAGCTGCGAAACCTCTTCACCAAGTTCATCCGCAAGTTCGG CTTTgagctggtgaaggggctgctgccGGCCGAGTACCACAAGGTGCTGGCGAACGTCCGCAAGGCAGAAGCCCGGAGCCGCAAGCAGCGTGCCCTAAGGCGGGCAGCTGCGGATACAGATGAAGAGGAGGCACCACCTGCACAGCCCAGAGGAGACAG CTTTGAGGAAATCCTGGCTGACtcagaggatgaggaggaggaagaggaagaacgGCAGCGGAGCAAGGAGTGGAGGAAGCAAGCACGGCAGAAGGGCCAGGCCTGGctgaaggaaggggaagaggatgaGCCCCTCAACTTCCTGGACCCCAACGTGTCCCAGCGGGtgctgg ccaccaagccaggcccaaagcGGTCCAGAGGAGTGAGCCATGACTTCCAGGTGTCTGAGGATGGGCGCCTGATCATCcatgaagaggaggatgaggtGGACGATGATGAAGCCAAAG GAGCGGATGAGGAGATGGCGGATGTGCTGCAAGATGTGGGTCTCCGCAGT aagaaaagccagAAGCGTCGGTTCAGAGAGGAGCAAGGCCATGAGGAAGCCGAGGCTGGGACCTACCCTCAGTACAGGC CTGGAGGCTCTGGGATCCACCGGCAGCTGAGCAAGGAGCCGGCCTTCGGTGCAGAGTACAGATCCAAG AAAGGCAAAGGTGACGTGAAGAAGAAGGGCCAGCTCGACCCCTATGCCTACATCCCCCTGAACAGAGCTAAACTCAACAGAAG aaAGCGGGCGAAAATGCAGGGCCAGTTCAAGGGCCTGATGAAGGGAGCCCAGCGTGGGGCCAAGGCCGGCCGCAGGAACCGTCTGAAGGCCCAGCGCCCCTGA
- the PGAM1 gene encoding phosphoglycerate mutase 1 — protein MAAYRLVLVRHGESAWNLENRFSGWYDADLSPAGQQEARRGGEALRDAGYEFDICFTSVQKRAIRTLWTVLDAIDQMWLPVIRTWRLNERHYGALTGLNKAETAAKHGEAQVKIWRRSYDIPPPPMQSDHPFYSTISKDRRYADLTEDQLPTCESLKDTIARALPFWNEEIVPQIKEGKRVLIAAHGNSLRGIVKHLEGMSEEAIMELNLPTGIPIVYELDKNLKPVKPMQFLGDEETVRKAMEAVAAQGKVKK, from the exons ATGGCCGCCTACCGCCTTGTCCTCGTCCGCCACGGCGAGAGCGCCTGGAACCTGGAGAACCGCTTCAGCGGGTGGTACGATGCTGATCTCAGCCCCGCCGGTCAGCAAgaggcgcggcgcggcggcgagGCCCTACGAG atgccgGGTACGAGTTCGACATTTGCTTCACCTCGGTACAGAAACGAGCCATCCGTACCCTTTGGACTGTCCTGGATGCCATCGATCAGATGTGGTTACCCGTTATCCGAACCTGGCGCCTGAATGAGAGGCACTATGGGGCCCTCACCGGTTTGAATAAGGCTGAGACGGCGGCAAAGCATGGCGAGGCGCAGGTGAAGATCTGGAGGCGCTCATATGACATCCCTCCGCCACCCATGCAGTCTGATCACCCCTTCTACAGCACCATCAGCAAG GACCGTCGCTATGCTGACCTAACGGAGGACCAGCTGCCGACATGCGAGAGCCTGAAGGACACCATCGCCCGGGCTCTACCTTTCTGGAATGAGGAAATTGTTCCTCAGATCAAAGAGGGAAAGCGAGTCCTTATTGCTGCACATGGCAATAGCCTGCGTGGGATCGTCAAGCACCTGGAAG GTATGTCAGAAGAGGCCATCATGGAGTTGAACCTGCCCACTGGGATCCCTATCGTCTACGAGCTGGACAAGAACCTGAAACCTGTCAAGCCCATGCAGTTCCTGGGGGATGAGGAGACGGTGCGCAAGGCCATGGAGGCTGTCGCTGCTCAGGGCAAGGTCAAGAAGTGA
- the EXOSC1 gene encoding exosome complex component CSL4 has translation MAPPARYCVPGERLCSAEEATAGSGTYTRHGFIFSSLAGCLEKRSEDSGLPVVSVVRDAESQLLPDVGAVVTCKVCSINSRFAKVHILYVGSTPLKSTFRGTIRREDIRATEKDKVEVYKSFRPGDIVLAKVISLGDAQSNYLLSTAENELGVVVARSEAGVQMVPISWCEMQCPRTHTKDFRKVARVQPQFLQT, from the exons ATGGCGCCTCCCGCTCGGTACTGCGTCCCCG GCGAGCGGCTGTGCAGCGCGGAGGAGGCCACGGCTGGCAGCGGGACGTACACCCGGCACGGCTTCATCTTCTCCTCGCTGGCCggctgcctggagaagaggagcgaGGACAGCGGG CTGCCCGTCGTGTCGGTGGTGAGAGATGCCGAGTCCCAGCTCCTGCCCGACGTGGGGGCTGTGGTGACATGCAAG GTTTGCAGCATTAATTCCCGCTTTGCCAAAGTGCACATCCTGTACGTCGGCTCCACGCCACTGAAGTCCACCTTCCGAGGGACCATACG GAGAGAAGATATTCGAGCCACAGAGAAAGATAAG GTAGAAGTGTACAAGAGTTTCCGCCCCGGTGACATAGTCCTGGCCAAAGTC ATCTCGCTGGGGGATGCACAGTCCAACTACCTGCTGAGCACGGCGGAGAAcgagctgggggtggtggtggcacgCAGCGAGGCAG GAGTGCAGATGGTGCCCATCAGCTGGTGTGAGATGCAGTGCCCGCGGACGCACACCAAGGACTTCCGAAAGGTGGCCCGCGTGCAGCCCCAGTTCCTGCAGACCTAG